In the Sebastes fasciatus isolate fSebFas1 chromosome 12, fSebFas1.pri, whole genome shotgun sequence genome, GTGTTCCCTGTGGATATCCAGAGTTCTCTTCTGTACACCCGGGCGCCGCAACCGGGGCTTAGTTGTACAGGGAGGTGCTCACTAAATAAAAAGCGAAGAGATGAGCACTCTTCATCCACCCTGGACAATTCTTATGTCTCCATTTGTGCCCCATTCACCAAATCAGGTCCTCTCAGCAACTAACGGTGCTGGGCTGCTGTTTGCTGACAAAGTCTGAGATGAAGTCAAACTCATTCTGGCCCAGGAAGAGTTCTGGCAGCTCCTGGACCCGATCCAGGCCCAGCTCCATGACCAGCGAGGTCAGAACCTCCTCGTCAATCATGTCCGCGTCCATGCCGTTCAGGGCCAGGGCCGGCCCGGCCATGTGCTGCATGCTCGCCAGCTGGGCCGGGTTCATGCGGTACTGGGTCGTGGCCCCCATGTGGTTCCCACCCATAGGCCCCAGTGGATGTCCGTGGTACTGGGTGTTGAGTTTTTGCAGCTGCATGCTGGCCATGAGCTGCTGGGACGTTAACCCTCCTCCGTTCATgaactgttgttgctgctgcggGTGCTgggcttgctgctgctgctgcgggtGCTgggcttgctgctgctgctgcgggtGCTGGGCTTgttgctggtgctgctgctgttgttggtgctgctgctgtgggtgcatgtgatgctgctgctgctgctgctgctgctgagggtgatgctgctgctgctggggctGCCCGTTATACATCATGTTCCCAGAGGTCATCTGGTGGTGACCCATCTGGGCCCCGTTCAGCTGTCCGTTCATAGGTCCGCCGACCATGGCCTGCCGCTGCCTCATGGCGGTCTCCATGTTGGCCTGGACGCC is a window encoding:
- the cited4b gene encoding cbp/p300-interacting transactivator 4b; this translates as MADHLMMPMNHSSAGASLHGYRMGMNGGLPAGHQQHANQQGMRALPNGQMMHYGGGGGVQANMETAMRQRQAMVGGPMNGQLNGAQMGHHQMTSGNMMYNGQPQQQQHHPQQQQQQQQHHMHPQQQHQQQQQHQQQAQHPQQQQQAQHPQQQQQAQHPQQQQQFMNGGGLTSQQLMASMQLQKLNTQYHGHPLGPMGGNHMGATTQYRMNPAQLASMQHMAGPALALNGMDADMIDEEVLTSLVMELGLDRVQELPELFLGQNEFDFISDFVSKQQPSTVSC